From the genome of Candidatus Methanoperedens sp., one region includes:
- the carA gene encoding glutamine-hydrolyzing carbamoyl-phosphate synthase small subunit: MKAVLGLEDGTFVKGEGLGVEGIVQGELVFTTQYTGYEEALTDPSYKGQILMFTYPLIGNYGISGETFQSDGMKAEGLVVREACDHPSHHRSRRSIYEFLKDEGKSGIMGVDTRMLTIKTREYGTMKAAIITGDDDGEEAVRLAREQPDIGGLDLISKVTCREPYQVKGHEEGGNIVLMDFGVKRNIVKSLNSRGINVTVVPAATRTEDILKYEPDAILLSNGPGDPQQATNGIAVVKELAGELPIFGICLGHQIISLALGGETYKMKFGHRGANQPVKDLKKGIVYITSQNHGYAVDESSIDKKEASITQLNTNDGTVEGLEHKYLDIMSVQYHPEAHPGPLDTEKIFFDRVAEKTRMMKVKVK; the protein is encoded by the coding sequence GTGAAAGCAGTATTAGGCCTTGAAGATGGGACTTTTGTCAAAGGAGAAGGATTAGGGGTAGAAGGAATCGTTCAGGGAGAGCTCGTTTTTACTACCCAGTACACGGGATATGAGGAAGCTCTCACAGACCCCTCGTATAAGGGCCAGATACTCATGTTCACATACCCGCTAATTGGCAATTACGGCATAAGCGGTGAGACTTTCCAGTCAGACGGCATGAAAGCAGAAGGACTGGTTGTAAGAGAAGCCTGCGACCATCCCTCCCACCACAGATCCCGCCGCTCCATTTATGAGTTCCTGAAAGATGAAGGGAAATCAGGCATAATGGGAGTGGACACTCGGATGCTCACCATAAAAACAAGGGAATACGGCACAATGAAAGCTGCAATAATCACCGGAGATGACGACGGCGAAGAGGCGGTCAGGCTTGCACGGGAGCAGCCCGACATAGGCGGCCTTGACCTTATAAGTAAAGTCACATGCAGGGAGCCATATCAGGTAAAAGGCCATGAGGAAGGGGGCAATATCGTGCTCATGGATTTCGGCGTGAAGCGGAATATCGTTAAAAGCCTGAACAGCAGGGGTATAAATGTAACCGTTGTCCCCGCAGCAACAAGGACGGAGGATATCCTGAAATACGAACCTGATGCTATTCTTTTATCTAATGGCCCTGGTGACCCGCAGCAGGCAACTAACGGCATAGCTGTTGTCAAAGAGCTTGCAGGGGAGCTTCCCATCTTTGGAATTTGCCTCGGACATCAGATCATATCCCTTGCCCTCGGCGGAGAGACCTATAAGATGAAATTCGGCCATCGTGGAGCCAACCAACCCGTAAAAGACCTGAAAAAGGGCATCGTGTATATCACCTCGCAGAACCACGGCTATGCTGTGGATGAAAGCAGCATAGATAAGAAGGAGGCTTCCATAACCCAGCTCAACACCAATGACGGGACGGTTGAAGGGCTGGAGCATAAATATCTGGATATCATGTCGGTCCAGTATCATCCAGAGGCACATCCCGGGCCCCTGGATACTGAGAAGATCTTTTTTGATAGGGTTGCTGAGAAAACCAGAATGATGAAAGTAAAGGTTAAATAA
- a CDS encoding DUF5611 family protein, whose protein sequence is MQEYSFKRGYSPDPARIRNVLEKNFPAEIKEANGQLTMSYGAFGRLIVWIENKKLRVDTESNKDVSNEVILETNKRYRVFLEEATGHTAKERLKQAKKAVQGD, encoded by the coding sequence ATTCAGGAGTATTCATTTAAACGTGGTTATTCACCGGACCCGGCAAGGATCCGGAATGTACTGGAGAAGAATTTCCCCGCAGAGATTAAAGAAGCGAATGGTCAGCTCACTATGAGTTATGGCGCTTTCGGGCGGTTAATAGTATGGATTGAAAACAAAAAGCTCAGAGTGGATACTGAATCTAATAAGGATGTAAGCAACGAAGTGATCCTTGAAACCAATAAGCGCTACAGGGTATTTCTTGAAGAGGCCACGGGTCATACCGCCAAGGAACGACTGAAACAAGCCAAAAAAGCAGTACAGGGAGATTGA
- a CDS encoding DUF128 domain-containing protein translates to MTEIMFMISRIESKMYEVTFDPISRKGKIIANISIVDESDLKKVIELFRQAVHSGLSVSPYIKIVHSGEKIGNVKIDKGKVGIATACSITIDGVLLKAGVPVKPRFGGVVEIHDGSPLRFTDILAYDSTTIDPLDVLMSQELTSVTEMIGTGSGKILANLREAPMGARNRIEQVLDSLVEAGFSCILEVGEPNSDILGFQVGRDKLGIAVIGGTNPMALVQEHGIDINTQEMSILLDIEEMSHIDEIRE, encoded by the coding sequence ATGACAGAAATCATGTTCATGATCTCCAGGATTGAGAGCAAGATGTATGAGGTAACTTTTGACCCTATCAGCCGTAAGGGGAAAATAATCGCCAATATATCGATCGTTGATGAATCCGATCTCAAGAAGGTTATTGAATTGTTCAGGCAGGCGGTCCATAGCGGCTTATCGGTCAGTCCTTATATAAAAATAGTACATTCCGGTGAAAAAATAGGCAATGTCAAAATTGACAAAGGAAAAGTAGGTATAGCCACAGCCTGCAGCATTACTATAGACGGCGTACTGTTAAAGGCCGGGGTACCTGTTAAACCCAGGTTCGGCGGGGTCGTGGAAATCCATGACGGTTCTCCGCTGCGGTTTACCGATATATTGGCCTATGATAGCACGACTATCGATCCTCTTGATGTATTGATGTCGCAGGAACTCACCTCTGTGACCGAGATGATCGGCACTGGCTCGGGAAAGATACTGGCGAATCTGCGTGAAGCACCCATGGGAGCGCGCAACAGGATAGAACAGGTGCTCGATTCGCTTGTTGAAGCGGGATTCTCCTGCATACTTGAAGTGGGAGAACCCAACAGTGATATCCTGGGCTTCCAGGTGGGAAGGGACAAGCTTGGGATAGCGGTGATCGGAGGGACAAACCCAATGGCCCTTGTGCAGGAGCATGGTATTGATATCAATACGCAGGAGATGTCGATACTCCTTGATATTGAAGAGATGAGCCATATAGATGAGATAAGAGAATAA
- a CDS encoding type 1 glutamine amidotransferase yields MQLPKNKSNRKAVVLTADKFEDMEVFFPLFRLLEEGWQVDIAAPTMKEMRGENGYVLKPDKTIEEVDPGEYDLLIIPGGAPNGAPATVRRIKKAQEIAKSFFAKNKPIASICHGPYTLVSAGLVKGRHLTSYWYDGVPEEIKEAGGIWEDKEVVVDGNLVTSRWPMDLPAFMREVMRMVRLVEK; encoded by the coding sequence ATGCAACTTCCTAAAAATAAATCGAACCGCAAAGCTGTTGTACTCACTGCAGATAAGTTTGAGGATATGGAAGTCTTCTTCCCTCTTTTCCGCTTGCTGGAGGAAGGATGGCAGGTGGACATCGCCGCACCCACCATGAAGGAGATGAGAGGAGAAAACGGATACGTTTTAAAACCCGACAAAACTATTGAAGAAGTTGATCCCGGCGAATACGATCTTCTTATCATTCCGGGCGGAGCGCCGAATGGAGCGCCGGCAACCGTGCGCAGAATCAAAAAAGCGCAGGAGATAGCTAAATCATTCTTTGCCAAAAATAAACCCATCGCCTCTATCTGTCATGGCCCCTATACTCTTGTGTCAGCCGGTCTTGTGAAAGGGAGGCACCTTACTTCTTATTGGTATGATGGGGTGCCCGAAGAGATAAAAGAGGCAGGCGGAATTTGGGAGGATAAAGAGGTGGTCGTTGATGGGAATCTCGTCACCTCGCGCTGGCCGATGGACCTGCCCGCATTTATGCGAGAGGTAATGAGGATGGTCAGACTGGTTGAAAAATAG
- a CDS encoding ice-binding family protein, with translation MSTNNKKIVIIPALVVMIISVLVFSGLGAPAPGPVNLGKASTFGVLAQTLTNTNPTTVNGDVGSGIGGQTTTPSTITGTNHLNDAAYTKANSDLDSAINNANSRTCDDTNPAAVDLGGSTVAPGVHCIGGAASVTTTLTLNGPGVYIFKITGALNTVANSVITLTNGAQSNQVFWVVTGASTLGANSNFQGTIMTKAAAITVGANTAMNGRVLTEGPATIATAVITVPTPTPPTADFSLAASSVAISQGSLGTSTITITPSGGFSSPVTFSLSGNPSGVAGNFVPNPASSTSTLTLIVDPSVPTGSYTLTVTGISGILSHTTTVSLLVTPPVTPPTPTPAIIILSDQTSCQTIGGSWATSTCTTTTLTINSGNTLIVNSNVVLSNIGLITDLGTITNSGPINNAGTITIGPTGILTTSNTLTNSGTITSSGTITNSATITNAALSTLTSSGLITNTLTGTITNAGTVTNSGPITNAGTLTNSGTLTNGPTGVITDGGTITNNNGGIITTSGAITLPTSGKLTNNLGGTVTNSLNIINSGTITNSGALVTSGPIANSATGMIINSISGLITNSATLTSSGTITNSGPITNSGPITNSGNITNSAPITNSGPITNSGSITDSCGGTISGLVVGNPVINTCPIV, from the coding sequence ATGTCGACAAACAATAAAAAAATAGTCATCATCCCGGCTTTAGTCGTGATGATAATTTCTGTGTTAGTTTTTTCTGGGCTAGGAGCACCAGCACCAGGCCCAGTAAACCTTGGAAAAGCTAGCACTTTCGGTGTACTCGCTCAGACCTTAACCAACACCAACCCAACCACCGTTAACGGAGATGTTGGAAGTGGTATCGGTGGGCAAACGACGACTCCAAGTACAATTACGGGTACCAACCACCTGAATGATGCTGCATATACCAAGGCAAATTCTGATTTGGACTCTGCAATAAATAACGCAAATTCCAGAACATGTGATGATACTAATCCAGCCGCTGTTGATTTAGGTGGCTCGACCGTGGCACCTGGCGTCCATTGTATTGGGGGTGCTGCTTCTGTTACAACAACACTTACTCTTAACGGTCCCGGAGTTTACATCTTCAAGATTACTGGTGCATTGAACACAGTAGCCAATTCAGTTATCACATTAACCAATGGCGCCCAATCTAATCAAGTTTTTTGGGTAGTAACAGGAGCCTCAACACTTGGAGCGAACAGCAATTTCCAGGGAACTATAATGACCAAGGCGGCTGCTATTACAGTAGGTGCGAACACAGCTATGAACGGCAGAGTATTAACTGAAGGACCAGCTACAATAGCTACTGCTGTTATTACAGTTCCAACACCAACTCCTCCGACAGCAGACTTCTCCTTGGCCGCATCATCTGTCGCCATCTCACAAGGTAGCCTTGGAACTTCTACAATAACTATTACTCCATCAGGCGGATTCAGTTCTCCAGTGACATTCTCGCTAAGTGGGAATCCTTCAGGTGTCGCAGGAAATTTCGTACCTAATCCCGCTTCAAGCACATCAACACTAACATTAATTGTTGACCCATCAGTACCAACAGGCTCCTATACATTAACTGTAACTGGAATAAGTGGTATACTTTCACATACTACTACAGTTTCGCTTTTAGTAACTCCACCAGTTACACCCCCGACACCTACCCCAGCAATTATCATATTGTCTGATCAAACATCGTGTCAAACAATAGGAGGAAGCTGGGCTACCTCAACATGTACCACCACTACTTTAACAATTAACTCTGGAAACACATTGATTGTCAACTCCAATGTGGTTCTAAGCAACATAGGTCTTATCACGGACCTGGGTACAATCACCAACAGCGGCCCCATTAACAACGCTGGTACCATTACAATCGGCCCCACGGGCATCCTTACCACCTCTAATACACTCACCAACAGTGGCACCATCACCAGCTCTGGCACCATCACCAATTCTGCTACCATAACCAATGCAGCCCTCAGTACTCTCACAAGTAGCGGGCTTATCACTAATACCCTCACCGGTACAATAACCAACGCTGGTACTGTTACCAACAGCGGCCCGATAACTAACGCTGGTACGCTAACCAATAGTGGTACGCTCACCAACGGTCCCACAGGTGTCATCACCGATGGCGGCACCATCACCAACAACAACGGCGGCATCATCACCACCTCTGGCGCCATCACCTTGCCGACCTCTGGTAAACTGACCAATAACCTCGGTGGGACTGTCACCAACAGTCTCAACATCATCAACAGCGGTACCATAACCAACTCTGGTGCCCTCGTCACCAGCGGTCCCATAGCCAACAGTGCCACCGGCATGATCATTAATAGCATCAGCGGCCTCATCACCAATTCTGCTACCTTAACCAGCTCTGGCACCATAACCAACAGCGGCCCCATAACCAACAGCGGTCCCATCACAAACAGCGGAAACATAACCAACTCCGCTCCAATCACCAACAGCGGCCCGATAACCAATTCTGGCAGCATCACAGACTCTTGTGGTGGTACTATTAGTGGTCTAGTTGTAGGAAATCCAGTGATAAACACCTGCCCGATTGTTTGA
- a CDS encoding DHH family phosphoesterase — MTFQLRAQQCADYIKKHASALVVSHIDADGLTSAAIMCKALERAGIEYETRFLKQLDISALTEIADKNPELVVFTDLGSGMLDAISSLNINAVISDHHQPHGTHERHLNPHLFGINGANEISGSGVTYTMVSSLGENRDLAALAIVGAVGDLQHMKHGQLIGANRSILDDGTRYGVLCHEKDLLLFGKQTRPIFKLLQYSSDPYLPGITGNEDASIEFLKKIGIRQHGEKWRRWIDLEAHEKQQIVSALIQFCLSSGLQARNVQRLVGEVYTLLQEREGTEVRDASEYSTLLNATARYDHADIGLAVCMGERGKKYDEAIALLNDHRKNLVEGLNLVKEQGTTKMENLQYFDSGNKIRETIVGIVAGMSASFINNKNLPIIAFADSDGGVKVSSRGNYDLIRKGLNLGVAIGQAAKEVGGTGGGHDIAAGAFIPREAKNEFLRILDSKIRAQLE, encoded by the coding sequence ATGACATTTCAATTGAGAGCCCAACAATGTGCGGATTATATTAAGAAGCACGCTTCTGCTCTCGTGGTGTCACACATCGATGCAGACGGCCTGACATCTGCGGCCATAATGTGTAAAGCGCTTGAAAGGGCGGGCATCGAATACGAAACCCGTTTTTTAAAACAGCTTGATATATCTGCGCTCACAGAGATTGCAGATAAAAACCCCGAACTCGTCGTATTCACCGACTTGGGGAGCGGAATGCTTGATGCAATAAGCTCTTTGAATATCAATGCTGTGATCTCAGACCACCACCAGCCTCATGGAACGCATGAACGCCACCTGAATCCTCATCTTTTCGGGATAAACGGCGCGAATGAAATAAGCGGGTCAGGTGTGACATATACCATGGTATCATCGCTTGGCGAGAACAGGGACCTTGCCGCACTTGCCATTGTGGGAGCTGTTGGGGACCTGCAGCACATGAAGCACGGACAGTTGATAGGCGCTAACCGGTCTATCCTGGATGACGGGACAAGGTACGGGGTATTGTGCCATGAGAAAGACCTGCTCCTTTTCGGCAAACAGACAAGACCGATCTTCAAGCTGCTGCAATATTCCTCTGACCCATACCTTCCGGGAATCACCGGAAACGAAGACGCCAGTATAGAATTCCTTAAAAAGATCGGCATACGCCAGCATGGTGAAAAATGGAGGCGGTGGATCGACCTTGAAGCTCATGAAAAGCAGCAGATAGTTTCTGCCCTTATCCAGTTCTGTCTTTCCTCCGGGTTACAGGCACGCAATGTCCAGAGGCTGGTAGGCGAAGTTTATACATTGCTGCAGGAGCGAGAAGGGACCGAGGTCAGGGACGCCTCCGAATATTCGACTCTTCTTAATGCCACGGCGCGCTACGACCATGCCGATATCGGACTTGCGGTCTGTATGGGCGAGAGGGGCAAGAAATATGATGAGGCTATCGCCCTTCTTAATGACCACAGGAAAAATCTTGTCGAAGGGCTGAATCTCGTCAAGGAGCAGGGGACCACTAAAATGGAGAACCTGCAGTATTTCGATTCCGGAAATAAGATAAGGGAGACCATAGTGGGCATAGTTGCAGGGATGAGCGCATCTTTTATCAATAACAAGAACCTGCCGATTATTGCATTTGCCGATTCTGACGGCGGGGTCAAGGTATCATCCCGGGGAAATTACGACCTTATCAGAAAAGGCTTGAACCTTGGAGTTGCTATAGGCCAGGCTGCGAAAGAGGTGGGAGGCACAGGAGGCGGGCATGACATTGCGGCAGGGGCTTTTATCCCGAGAGAGGCAAAGAATGAGTTCCTGAGGATACTTGATTCCAAGATAAGGGCGCAGTTGGAATAA
- a CDS encoding cytochrome c: MKKPGNLQIAIILIVVGMIGLFLLSYRSPSYYTRQATAFQSNGERIYFTATTDSGEAIISSIGTMTMRGGMMSCAACHGPDGTGGRGRMMMWTFDAPDIRYSSLAGENYTDDLIKRAITKGIDEDGEPLDTPMPVWHMSDSDLNDLIGYLKSLK; this comes from the coding sequence ATGAAAAAACCGGGAAACCTGCAGATCGCAATAATTCTTATTGTTGTAGGAATGATAGGTCTTTTCCTGCTCTCTTACAGATCCCCATCTTATTACACCAGGCAGGCAACGGCTTTCCAGAGCAACGGTGAGAGGATCTATTTCACCGCTACAACCGATTCTGGAGAAGCTATAATCTCATCCATAGGGACGATGACAATGCGCGGAGGGATGATGAGCTGTGCCGCGTGCCACGGTCCTGATGGAACAGGAGGGAGGGGAAGAATGATGATGTGGACATTCGATGCTCCTGATATACGATACTCCTCGTTGGCGGGCGAAAATTATACTGATGACCTAATTAAACGTGCGATCACGAAGGGTATCGACGAAGACGGAGAACCGCTTGATACTCCCATGCCCGTGTGGCATATGTCTGACAGCGACCTTAATGATCTCATAGGGTACCTTAAAAGCCTGAAGTAA
- a CDS encoding SHOCT domain-containing protein: protein MQGMMDGYGYGMMGGGYWILGLIFSILVLIGLVLLIKYLWEHGGAKTEQESALEILKKRYARGEINKEEFEEKKKDLV, encoded by the coding sequence ATGCAAGGAATGATGGACGGTTACGGTTATGGAATGATGGGAGGAGGTTACTGGATCCTGGGGCTGATATTCTCGATATTGGTGCTCATCGGTCTTGTGTTGCTCATCAAATATCTGTGGGAACATGGTGGAGCTAAAACAGAACAAGAATCTGCCCTTGAAATTCTGAAGAAAAGATACGCCCGCGGTGAGATAAACAAGGAAGAATTCGAGGAGAAAAAGAAAGACCTGGTATGA
- a CDS encoding sulfide-dependent adenosine diphosphate thiazole synthase, which produces MTSLSEIHVTKTIVNEFLDDFIKNILDSDIVIVGSGPCGVATAKYAAELGHKTVMIERNIYGGGGMWQGGFLMPKNTVRAPAHKILEECGVRLKEVEEGLYVCDSFEMVSKMLASACDAGAKLLNSTNVEDLILKEDHVEGVVIQWYPVQQMPKFITCMDPIAIRSKVVIDATGHDSFLVRRLWQQKRLNIPEPPGCGSLWVDEAEKQTVELTHEIYPGLIVAGMSATSTYGAPRMGPTFGGMLLAGKKAAELAHEKISGIKAKSAGRIGHRAPDVLVTE; this is translated from the coding sequence ATGACAAGCCTTAGTGAGATACATGTTACGAAAACAATAGTAAATGAATTCCTGGATGATTTTATAAAGAATATTCTTGATAGCGATATCGTAATTGTGGGTTCGGGACCGTGCGGGGTGGCAACTGCAAAGTATGCGGCTGAGTTGGGACACAAGACTGTCATGATCGAGAGAAATATTTACGGCGGCGGAGGCATGTGGCAGGGAGGTTTTCTCATGCCCAAAAATACGGTGAGAGCACCGGCCCACAAGATACTTGAAGAGTGCGGTGTGAGACTCAAGGAAGTGGAAGAAGGACTCTATGTCTGCGATTCTTTTGAGATGGTCTCGAAAATGCTCGCAAGCGCGTGCGATGCCGGCGCGAAGTTGCTGAACTCCACGAACGTAGAAGATTTGATCCTCAAGGAAGATCATGTTGAAGGGGTAGTTATCCAGTGGTATCCCGTGCAGCAGATGCCTAAATTCATTACTTGCATGGATCCGATCGCGATAAGATCAAAAGTGGTAATAGATGCTACAGGCCACGATTCTTTCCTTGTCAGGCGTCTCTGGCAGCAAAAGAGATTAAATATTCCCGAGCCGCCAGGCTGCGGATCCCTCTGGGTGGATGAGGCTGAAAAACAGACTGTCGAGCTTACACATGAGATATATCCCGGTCTTATCGTTGCAGGCATGTCAGCCACCTCAACATATGGCGCGCCGCGAATGGGACCCACTTTTGGCGGTATGCTCCTTGCGGGAAAGAAAGCGGCAGAACTTGCGCATGAAAAGATCAGCGGGATAAAAGCAAAAAGTGCTGGCAGGATAGGACATCGAGCCCCGGATGTTCTCGTGACCGAATAA
- a CDS encoding valine--tRNA ligase: MELPKEYDCNAIEEKWMDAWPDSMYYFDWDSKKPGFIIDTPPPYPTGNFHIGNALNWCYIDFVARYKRMRGYNVMFPEGWDCHGLPTEVKVEEAHGITKSQVSREEFRRLCVELTTKNIERMRKSLRRLGFSIDWSNEYITMEPAYFGKTQRSFVQMYNSGRIYQQNHPVNWCPRCETAIAFAEVEYDARDTILNYLNFDKLKIATTRPELLAACVAVAVNPDDNRYREYVGSEIKVPVFGHRVKVISDKNVDPSFGTGVVMICTFGDKQDVRWWVEHNLPLRKAIDKTGKMTELAGKYAGLATEECKKAIIMDMRESGILYKQEKLDQNVGLCWRCKTPIEILSEKQWFVKIISEDILNTANEITWVPDYMKVRLENWTGTMEWDWCISRQRIFATPIPAWYCAGCGKTKVAKEEWLPLDPTQKDPPEACECGSTKWKGEEDVLDTWMDSSISALHVAGWLSEHPLLLPAQLRPQGYDIIRTWSFYTILRAKALLDVKPWDTILLNGMVLGEDGHKMSKSRNNFVVPEEVMKQYGADAFRQWAAIGGTTGSDIIFSWKDVIAGSRFLQKLWSIMRFSLPHISDEPASLTPVDRWLLSKLNRLVKEATQKMDAYQFDETFKAIRGFAWDILADNYIELAKSRLYGDKEGKQAAQYTLYVTIDTLSRLLAPFLPYFSEEIYSHLNQGSVHLQAWPEADESLIDADAEATGELIKEMAGAIRRYKSEHGMALNSPLGEIEIYSSITDASDIAGVTNSDIKIRTGSPDFDLRPVAIKPDMKVLGRTYRNRAKSIVEALTRSDPVDAETGSVSLFVEGDNITLDGSFFRVEKEILLKGKAVDVLEVGSAVIVIMR, from the coding sequence ATGGAACTCCCGAAAGAATACGATTGCAACGCGATCGAAGAAAAATGGATGGATGCATGGCCCGACTCCATGTATTATTTTGATTGGGATTCAAAAAAACCCGGGTTCATAATCGATACGCCTCCACCGTATCCTACAGGGAATTTCCACATCGGCAATGCGCTGAACTGGTGCTATATCGATTTCGTGGCGCGCTATAAAAGGATGCGCGGATACAATGTGATGTTCCCCGAAGGCTGGGACTGCCACGGGCTGCCCACAGAAGTGAAAGTGGAAGAGGCGCATGGTATCACGAAGAGCCAGGTCTCGCGTGAGGAATTCCGCCGCCTGTGCGTCGAACTCACGACGAAGAACATCGAACGCATGAGAAAAAGCCTGCGCCGCCTTGGTTTTTCCATCGACTGGAGCAATGAGTACATTACAATGGAACCGGCGTATTTTGGAAAAACGCAGAGGTCTTTCGTGCAGATGTACAACAGCGGCAGGATATACCAGCAGAACCATCCTGTGAACTGGTGCCCGCGCTGCGAGACAGCTATCGCATTTGCAGAAGTCGAATACGATGCTCGAGACACCATCCTGAATTACCTTAACTTCGATAAACTAAAAATCGCCACCACGCGTCCGGAACTGCTTGCTGCCTGCGTGGCTGTGGCGGTAAATCCTGATGATAATAGATATCGCGAATATGTTGGATCAGAGATAAAAGTGCCAGTATTCGGCCATAGAGTCAAGGTAATCTCTGATAAGAACGTCGATCCCTCCTTTGGTACGGGAGTGGTAATGATATGCACCTTTGGCGACAAGCAGGATGTGAGGTGGTGGGTTGAACACAATCTGCCCCTGCGTAAAGCCATCGATAAGACCGGCAAGATGACCGAACTTGCAGGCAAATATGCAGGATTAGCGACTGAAGAATGCAAGAAAGCCATAATCATGGACATGAGAGAATCCGGCATTCTCTACAAACAAGAAAAACTCGACCAGAACGTTGGCCTGTGCTGGCGCTGCAAAACGCCTATCGAGATACTCTCTGAAAAACAGTGGTTCGTTAAGATTATCTCCGAGGATATCCTGAATACCGCGAACGAGATAACATGGGTTCCGGATTATATGAAAGTGCGTCTGGAGAACTGGACTGGCACCATGGAGTGGGACTGGTGTATATCAAGACAGAGGATATTTGCCACGCCTATTCCCGCATGGTACTGCGCAGGTTGCGGTAAAACGAAAGTCGCAAAAGAGGAATGGCTGCCGCTTGACCCTACACAGAAAGACCCGCCCGAAGCATGCGAATGCGGTTCCACGAAGTGGAAAGGAGAAGAGGATGTACTCGACACCTGGATGGACTCATCCATATCTGCCCTGCATGTTGCAGGCTGGCTGAGCGAGCATCCGCTGCTCTTGCCTGCACAGCTTCGTCCGCAGGGTTATGATATTATCCGCACATGGTCTTTTTATACCATCCTGAGGGCTAAAGCACTTCTCGATGTAAAACCCTGGGACACGATCCTGCTCAACGGAATGGTACTTGGCGAAGACGGCCATAAAATGAGCAAATCCAGAAACAACTTCGTTGTTCCGGAAGAAGTGATGAAGCAATACGGCGCCGATGCGTTCAGGCAATGGGCAGCTATTGGCGGCACGACTGGGTCGGATATCATATTTTCTTGGAAGGATGTAATAGCGGGTTCAAGATTCCTCCAGAAACTATGGAGCATCATGCGATTTTCCTTGCCACACATTTCGGATGAACCTGCTTCTCTTACGCCAGTTGACAGGTGGCTGTTAAGCAAATTGAACAGGCTTGTGAAAGAAGCGACACAAAAAATGGATGCCTACCAGTTCGATGAAACCTTTAAGGCAATACGGGGGTTCGCCTGGGATATCCTGGCAGATAATTATATTGAGCTAGCTAAATCAAGACTTTACGGCGACAAAGAAGGAAAACAGGCTGCCCAGTATACGCTCTATGTCACCATAGACACATTATCAAGGCTTCTTGCACCATTTTTGCCGTATTTTTCCGAGGAGATATATTCGCACCTGAATCAGGGAAGCGTGCATCTTCAGGCATGGCCTGAAGCGGATGAATCGCTTATCGATGCAGATGCAGAAGCGACCGGTGAATTGATAAAAGAAATGGCAGGTGCAATAAGGCGCTATAAATCGGAGCACGGCATGGCCTTGAATTCGCCTCTTGGGGAAATAGAGATATACTCCTCCATAACAGACGCATCAGATATTGCAGGAGTAACTAATTCTGATATCAAAATTAGAACAGGAAGCCCTGACTTTGACCTTAGGCCGGTGGCGATCAAGCCAGATATGAAGGTTCTGGGCAGGACATACAGGAATAGGGCAAAATCCATTGTGGAAGCACTTACACGCTCGGATCCGGTGGATGCAGAAACCGGCAGTGTCTCGCTTTTTGTTGAAGGTGATAACATAACCCTTGATGGGTCATTCTTCAGGGTGGAAAAAGAGATCCTGTTAAAAGGAAAAGCTGTGGACGTACTTGAAGTAGGAAGTGCAGTAATCGTAATTATGCGCTAA
- a CDS encoding DUF190 domain-containing protein — protein sequence MMKAKMLRIYLGESNRQEGKPTYHAIIEYLRRKGIAGATVFRGFEGYGVHSIIHTPSIMRLSEDLPIIIEVVDTEDRLMAVLPEIKKMTKNELITIQDVNIVTGHEYEA from the coding sequence ATGATGAAAGCAAAAATGTTGCGGATATACCTTGGAGAGTCAAACAGGCAGGAGGGTAAGCCAACATATCATGCGATTATTGAATATCTAAGACGCAAAGGTATAGCAGGCGCAACGGTATTCCGGGGTTTTGAAGGATATGGTGTGCACAGCATCATCCATACCCCAAGCATCATGCGCTTGAGCGAAGACCTTCCGATAATCATCGAGGTGGTGGATACCGAAGATAGGTTGATGGCTGTTCTTCCTGAAATTAAGAAAATGACAAAGAACGAACTGATAACGATCCAGGATGTGAATATTGTGACGGGGCATGAGTATGAAGCATGA